In one Dasypus novemcinctus isolate mDasNov1 chromosome 25, mDasNov1.1.hap2, whole genome shotgun sequence genomic region, the following are encoded:
- the PCARE gene encoding photoreceptor cilium actin regulator isoform X1, translated as MGCTPSHSDIVNSVTKSGIRFLKRPKVVLPGHQGASGRCSLALLVKSSTRCDSGGDLLQGQRLAEEQPSSRWNQAITAGLHQLMGDAPSGKRREMEGRMLETETSLSQLTKPQGHMAQDVLFKTQNSHGSEGAAPSGEENEKSNTQETSKGEEKPKCHRLSQQGHVCQPVLPAHEPAGKVDFPAPLVQAHLRTYTYLHSSLSRYEAVLCVVHQATQTQELLQPVVSFLLLCFDEINQLLGDIATDGEGLLREVRADLVWPLRQGEPQEQPDLLQQLLWYTVGKLQALRGAVASLSCSFLEGSCSYLHSAASHLDKKLKMKQSMDECLRRALGQLESLASGHSDTEAQDLPLFSEDSGIGADNESVRSVDQLGKQASWDSTAEPAEWKLRVSPHGEAWPSGHSGQQGPFWLGSDRPQDCLLSRPPAEAQRASRGQAGSLSPSNTGTENTLPGPLGPFQSPASDSRGGGATVAASPSEGSRLLNVAPLHEQEDSSPEEEDVGSRGLCTQQKEVPLPRPRSSPAGRESTFWPHSGHLRSPQAQEMIQRMKEAISERIKFVPGPCGHEDWAEEEERRTTVPPGPSVVSESRRAPVKQRRSLSEARLKSPAGAPMLQELRRVQGDLSQRLEVLGRPGAQRPAPGQAGVPRPRAGSLWADSCRAAPSNPRGKLKAALTQNFSILPSHGKSILQKCRPFPEGAQPWQGNVEKLPNSLSSDEKDSEALGAKAWGVGGHPTRTSVKKLIETFSAPESLKTPGDAKDSGASSCLRKWGVPSTPPRFPIYRGLAPWYPKPRVSPAAGTDSRSSAPSLPPLLPADASESEDVTCAMGEDPEHLPPPPLEVLMDKSFTSLEPGESSQPEGRGSEGTSLPGLARVGPAGRTWASPKLRASVRPLDLLPSKGPASTPRPHRTGSTSGKSSCNPGKLALDPSPPPAVGHNVEVEGGAQSGAQAEKATSPCTLPREALPLQHPSHTSGHNRTLEPSLARPARGLHSPETPRLSPESSPPAARKASPTRAHWVPRMEKGHPSLPSHRPAQPDHPAVHRSPSPPLSPGAPSPLVSPRVLIPPTPKRQTSPQPQPKLPSPPLESPPAQHGESSSPSSGPSPSPPESPSQGHKERSDSEDGGADPAKVPGNTHSIFCPATASLFEARTLSSTAHPLTAQSLPSGAGGPPGTPEGGWRSSSRPRLKGDSQRRPVLCALQPQPFVRGTAPDRRPGIQPRLPGPSTASAARLGQSSSSEGSPRKDTAPWSSPWTPGLKGGSGRAFPPELCVRGRGLQREASAGQAQPRQEEGT; from the exons ATGGGGTGTACCCCTTCCCACAGTGACATCGTCAACAGTGTCACAAAGAGTGGCATTCGGTTCTTGAAAAGGCCCAAAGTGGTTCTTCCAGGGCATCAGGGGGCCAGTGGGAGATGCTCCCTCGCTTTGCTGGTTAAAAGCTCCACCCGCTGTGACTCTGGTGGAGACCTGCTCCAGGGACAGAGGCTGGCAGAGGAGCAGCCGAGTAGCAGGTGGAACCAAGCCATCACTGCAGGTCTCCATCAGCTCATGGGAGATGCCCCTTCAGGCAAAAGGAGAGAAATGGAAGGACGGATGCTGGAAACCGAAACCTCCCTGTCCCAGCTGACCAAACCACAAGGGCACATGGCTCAGGACGTTCTGTTTAAGACACAGAACTCCCATGGGTCAGAAGGAGCAGCCCCTTCTGgggaagagaatgagaaaagtaATACCCAAGAGACCTCCAAAGGGGAAGAGAAGCCGAAATGCCACAGGTTGAGCCAGCAGGGCCATGTCTGCCAACCCGTCCTTCCTGCTCATGAGCCTGCAGGCAAGGTGGACTTTCCTGCGCCCCTGGTACAGGCCCACCTCCGCACGTACACCTACCTGCactccagcctctccaggtacGAAGCGGTCCTGTGTGTCGTGCACCAGGCCACCCAGACGCAGGAGCTGCTGCAGCCTGTGGTCAGCTTCCTGCTGCTGTGCTTTGACGAGATCAACCAGCTTTTGGGGGACATCGCCACCGACGGAGAGGGACTCCTCCGGGAAGTTAGGGCAGACCTGGTGTGGCCGTTGAGGCAAGGAGAGCCCCAGGAGCAGCCGGATCTCCTGCAACAGCTCCTGTGGTACACGGTCGGCAAGCTACAGGCGCTCAGGGGTGCGGTGGCCTCGCTCTCCTGCAGCTTTCTGGAGGGTTCCTGCAGCTACCTCCACTCCGCTGCAAGCCACTTGGATAAAAAGCTGAAGATGAAGCAGAGCATGGATGAGTGCCTCCGAAGGGCCCTGGGGCAACTGGAGAGCTTGGCGAGCGGCCACAGTGACACTGAGGCACAGGACCTGCCTTTGTTCTCTGAAGACAGTGGCATCGGTGCCGACAATGAATCTGTGCGGTCTGTGGACCAGCTGGGCAAGCAAGCCAGCTGGGACTCCACAGCGGAGCCGGCAGAATGGAAGCTGAGGGTTTCACCCCATGGGGAGGCCTGGCCGTCAGGACACAGTGGGCAGCAAGGGCCATTCTGGCTGGGTTCGGACAGGCCCCAGGACTGCCTACTGTCAAGGCCCCCTGCAGAGGCTCAGCGAGCATCACGGGGGCAAGCAGGGAGTCTTAGCCCCTCCAACACTGGCACAGAGAATACCCTTCCCGGACCTTTGGGACCGTTCCAGAGCCCTGCGAGTGACTCCCGTGGGGGCGGGGCCACCGTGGCAGCAAGCCCTTCTGAAGGCTCCAGGCTGCTGAACGTGGCACCCCTCCATGAGCAAGAGGACAGCAGCCCGGAGGAGGAGGACGTTGGCAGCAGGGGCCTGTGCACACAGCAGAAAGAAGTGCCACTTCCAAGGCCCCGGTCTTCACCTGCTGGCCGGGAAAGCACATTTTGGCCACATTCCGGGCACCTTAGGAGTCCCCAGGCCCAGGAAATGATTCAGAGAATGAAGGAAGCCATCAGTGAAAGGATCAAATTTGTCCCTGGGCCCTGTGGGCACGAAGACTGGGCcgaggaggaggaaaggaggaCGACGGTCCCACCAGGACCGAGCGTGGTCAGCGAGAGCAGAAGGGCCCCTGTGAAGCAGAGGAGGTCCCTGTCGGAGGCTCGTCTCAAGAGCCCCGCGGGGGCCCCCATGCTCCAGGAGCTGCGGCGGGTCCAGGGAGACCTCAGCCAGAGGCTGGAGGTGCTTGGCCGCCCGGGTGCCCAACGGCCGGCGCCCGGCCAGGCGGGGGTCCCGAGGCCCAGGGCAGGATCCCTGTGGGCCGACAGCTGCAGGGCCGCCCCCAGCAACCCCCGCGGCAAGCTGAAGGCGGCCCTCACCCAGAACTTCAGCATTTTGCCGAGTCATGGCAAGAGCATTCTGCAGAAGTGCAGGCCCTTTCCCGAGGGTGCACAGCCTTGGCAGGGGAACGTGGAGAAGCTTCCAAATTCTCTCTCATCTGATGAGAAGGACAGTGAGGCTCTTGGGGCCAAGGCCTGGGGCGTCGGGGGTCATCCCACCAGGACATCAGTCAAGAAACTGATTGAAACTTTCAGTGCCCCTGAGAGTCTGAAGACACCGGGGGATGCCAAGGACTCAGGGGCAAGTTCCTGCCTCAGGAAGTGGGGGGTGCCCAGCACACCTCCCAGATTTCCCATCTACAGGGGGCTTGCCCCTTGGTATCCTAAGCCCCGCGTTTCTCCAGCAGCGGGCACAGACTCCAGGTCCTCAGCACCTAGTCTTCCTCCTCTGCTCCCTGCGGATGCTTCTGAGAGTGAGGACGTCACCTGTGCAATGGGGGAGGACCCAGAGCACCTGCCTCCTCCACCTCTGGAAGTCCTGATGGACAAGTCATTCACTTCTCTGGAGCCCGGAGAAAGCAGCCAGCCAGAAGGGAGGGGCTCTGAAGGCACCAGCCTGCCGGGGCTGGCCAGGGTGGGCCCCGCCGGGAGGACGTGGGCTTCCCCAAAGCTGAGAGCCTCTGTGAGGCCCCTCGACCTGCTGCCCAGCAAGGGCCCTGCCAGCACTCCCAGGCCCCACAGAACGGGGTCAACGAGTGGCAAGAGCAGCTGCAACCCCGGAAAGCTTGCCCTGGACCCGAGTCCCCCACCAGCGGTCGGCCACAATGTGGAGGTGGAGGGTGGGGCTCAGAGTGGGGCCCAAGCGGAGAAGGCCACAAGCCCCTGCACACTTCCCCGGGAGGCACTACCCTTGCAGCACCCCAGCCACACATCCGGGCATAACAGGACCTTGGAACCCAGCCTGGCCAGACCGGCACGAGGGCTGCACTCTCCTGAGACCCCGAGGCTGAGCCCAGAGAGCAGCCCCCCGGCGGCCAGGAAGGCCTCTCCCACGAGGGCACACTGGGTGCCCCGAATGGAGAAGGGGCACCCAAGCCTACCCTCTCACAGGCCAGCCCAGCCCGATCACCCTGCTGTGCACAGGTCTCCCAGCCCACCACTCAGCCCTGGAGCCCCAAGCCCCCTGGTGAGCCCCAGGGTGCTGATTCCACCAACGCCAAAGAGACAGACTTCCCCACAGCCCCAGCCCAAGCTGCCCAGCCCTCCCCTGGAAAGCCCACCTGCTCAGCACGGAGAGTCAAGTTCCCCTTCCTCAggtccctccccttctcccccagagTCCCCTTCCCAGGGGCACAAGGAAAGGAGTGATTCTGAAGATGGTGGGGCAGATCCCGCCAAAGTGCCTGGGAATACGCATTCCATATTCTGCCCAGCCACCGCCTCTCTGTTTGAAGCCAGGACACTGTCCTCAACAGCCCACCCACTGACCGCACAGTCACTGCCATCAGGGGCTGGGGGCCCTCCTGGGACCCCTGAGGGAGGCTGGAGGAGCAGCTCTCGGCCACGACTGAAGGGCGATTCACAGAGGAGGCCGGTCCTGTGTGCCCTCCAACCTCAGCCTTTCGTCAGAGGGACAGCTCCTGACCGCCGGCCAGGCATCCAGCCCCGGCTACCCGGCCCCAGCACCGCTAGTGCAGCCCGACTCGGCCAGAGCAG CAGCAGTGAGGGGAGCCCCAGAAAGGACACCGCGCCCTGGAGCAGCCCCTGGACGCCTGGCCTGAAGGGTGGCAGTGGGAGGGCCTTTCCCCCCGAACTCTGCGTGCGAGGCCGCGGGCTGCAGCGGGAGGCCAGCGCCGGCCAGGCCCAGCCCCGGCAGGAGGAGGGGACCTGA
- the PCARE gene encoding photoreceptor cilium actin regulator isoform X2, which yields MGCTPSHSDIVNSVTKSGIRFLKRPKVVLPGHQGASGRCSLALLVKSSTRCDSGGDLLQGQRLAEEQPSSRWNQAITAGLHQLMGDAPSGKRREMEGRMLETETSLSQLTKPQGHMAQDVLFKTQNSHGSEGAAPSGEENEKSNTQETSKGEEKPKCHRLSQQGHVCQPVLPAHEPAGKVDFPAPLVQAHLRTYTYLHSSLSRYEAVLCVVHQATQTQELLQPVVSFLLLCFDEINQLLGDIATDGEGLLREVRADLVWPLRQGEPQEQPDLLQQLLWYTVGKLQALRGAVASLSCSFLEGSCSYLHSAASHLDKKLKMKQSMDECLRRALGQLESLASGHSDTEAQDLPLFSEDSGIGADNESVRSVDQLGKQASWDSTAEPAEWKLRVSPHGEAWPSGHSGQQGPFWLGSDRPQDCLLSRPPAEAQRASRGQAGSLSPSNTGTENTLPGPLGPFQSPASDSRGGGATVAASPSEGSRLLNVAPLHEQEDSSPEEEDVGSRGLCTQQKEVPLPRPRSSPAGRESTFWPHSGHLRSPQAQEMIQRMKEAISERIKFVPGPCGHEDWAEEEERRTTVPPGPSVVSESRRAPVKQRRSLSEARLKSPAGAPMLQELRRVQGDLSQRLEVLGRPGAQRPAPGQAGVPRPRAGSLWADSCRAAPSNPRGKLKAALTQNFSILPSHGKSILQKCRPFPEGAQPWQGNVEKLPNSLSSDEKDSEALGAKAWGVGGHPTRTSVKKLIETFSAPESLKTPGDAKDSGASSCLRKWGVPSTPPRFPIYRGLAPWYPKPRVSPAAGTDSRSSAPSLPPLLPADASESEDVTCAMGEDPEHLPPPPLEVLMDKSFTSLEPGESSQPEGRGSEGTSLPGLARVGPAGRTWASPKLRASVRPLDLLPSKGPASTPRPHRTGSTSGKSSCNPGKLALDPSPPPAVGHNVEVEGGAQSGAQAEKATSPCTLPREALPLQHPSHTSGHNRTLEPSLARPARGLHSPETPRLSPESSPPAARKASPTRAHWVPRMEKGHPSLPSHRPAQPDHPAVHRSPSPPLSPGAPSPLVSPRVLIPPTPKRQTSPQPQPKLPSPPLESPPAQHGESSSPSSGPSPSPPESPSQGHKERSDSEDGGADPAKVPGNTHSIFCPATASLFEARTLSSTAHPLTAQSLPSGAGGPPGTPEGGWRSSSRPRLKGDSQRRPVLCALQPQPFVRGTAPDRRPGIQPRLPGPSTASAARLGQSSSEGSPRKDTAPWSSPWTPGLKGGSGRAFPPELCVRGRGLQREASAGQAQPRQEEGT from the exons ATGGGGTGTACCCCTTCCCACAGTGACATCGTCAACAGTGTCACAAAGAGTGGCATTCGGTTCTTGAAAAGGCCCAAAGTGGTTCTTCCAGGGCATCAGGGGGCCAGTGGGAGATGCTCCCTCGCTTTGCTGGTTAAAAGCTCCACCCGCTGTGACTCTGGTGGAGACCTGCTCCAGGGACAGAGGCTGGCAGAGGAGCAGCCGAGTAGCAGGTGGAACCAAGCCATCACTGCAGGTCTCCATCAGCTCATGGGAGATGCCCCTTCAGGCAAAAGGAGAGAAATGGAAGGACGGATGCTGGAAACCGAAACCTCCCTGTCCCAGCTGACCAAACCACAAGGGCACATGGCTCAGGACGTTCTGTTTAAGACACAGAACTCCCATGGGTCAGAAGGAGCAGCCCCTTCTGgggaagagaatgagaaaagtaATACCCAAGAGACCTCCAAAGGGGAAGAGAAGCCGAAATGCCACAGGTTGAGCCAGCAGGGCCATGTCTGCCAACCCGTCCTTCCTGCTCATGAGCCTGCAGGCAAGGTGGACTTTCCTGCGCCCCTGGTACAGGCCCACCTCCGCACGTACACCTACCTGCactccagcctctccaggtacGAAGCGGTCCTGTGTGTCGTGCACCAGGCCACCCAGACGCAGGAGCTGCTGCAGCCTGTGGTCAGCTTCCTGCTGCTGTGCTTTGACGAGATCAACCAGCTTTTGGGGGACATCGCCACCGACGGAGAGGGACTCCTCCGGGAAGTTAGGGCAGACCTGGTGTGGCCGTTGAGGCAAGGAGAGCCCCAGGAGCAGCCGGATCTCCTGCAACAGCTCCTGTGGTACACGGTCGGCAAGCTACAGGCGCTCAGGGGTGCGGTGGCCTCGCTCTCCTGCAGCTTTCTGGAGGGTTCCTGCAGCTACCTCCACTCCGCTGCAAGCCACTTGGATAAAAAGCTGAAGATGAAGCAGAGCATGGATGAGTGCCTCCGAAGGGCCCTGGGGCAACTGGAGAGCTTGGCGAGCGGCCACAGTGACACTGAGGCACAGGACCTGCCTTTGTTCTCTGAAGACAGTGGCATCGGTGCCGACAATGAATCTGTGCGGTCTGTGGACCAGCTGGGCAAGCAAGCCAGCTGGGACTCCACAGCGGAGCCGGCAGAATGGAAGCTGAGGGTTTCACCCCATGGGGAGGCCTGGCCGTCAGGACACAGTGGGCAGCAAGGGCCATTCTGGCTGGGTTCGGACAGGCCCCAGGACTGCCTACTGTCAAGGCCCCCTGCAGAGGCTCAGCGAGCATCACGGGGGCAAGCAGGGAGTCTTAGCCCCTCCAACACTGGCACAGAGAATACCCTTCCCGGACCTTTGGGACCGTTCCAGAGCCCTGCGAGTGACTCCCGTGGGGGCGGGGCCACCGTGGCAGCAAGCCCTTCTGAAGGCTCCAGGCTGCTGAACGTGGCACCCCTCCATGAGCAAGAGGACAGCAGCCCGGAGGAGGAGGACGTTGGCAGCAGGGGCCTGTGCACACAGCAGAAAGAAGTGCCACTTCCAAGGCCCCGGTCTTCACCTGCTGGCCGGGAAAGCACATTTTGGCCACATTCCGGGCACCTTAGGAGTCCCCAGGCCCAGGAAATGATTCAGAGAATGAAGGAAGCCATCAGTGAAAGGATCAAATTTGTCCCTGGGCCCTGTGGGCACGAAGACTGGGCcgaggaggaggaaaggaggaCGACGGTCCCACCAGGACCGAGCGTGGTCAGCGAGAGCAGAAGGGCCCCTGTGAAGCAGAGGAGGTCCCTGTCGGAGGCTCGTCTCAAGAGCCCCGCGGGGGCCCCCATGCTCCAGGAGCTGCGGCGGGTCCAGGGAGACCTCAGCCAGAGGCTGGAGGTGCTTGGCCGCCCGGGTGCCCAACGGCCGGCGCCCGGCCAGGCGGGGGTCCCGAGGCCCAGGGCAGGATCCCTGTGGGCCGACAGCTGCAGGGCCGCCCCCAGCAACCCCCGCGGCAAGCTGAAGGCGGCCCTCACCCAGAACTTCAGCATTTTGCCGAGTCATGGCAAGAGCATTCTGCAGAAGTGCAGGCCCTTTCCCGAGGGTGCACAGCCTTGGCAGGGGAACGTGGAGAAGCTTCCAAATTCTCTCTCATCTGATGAGAAGGACAGTGAGGCTCTTGGGGCCAAGGCCTGGGGCGTCGGGGGTCATCCCACCAGGACATCAGTCAAGAAACTGATTGAAACTTTCAGTGCCCCTGAGAGTCTGAAGACACCGGGGGATGCCAAGGACTCAGGGGCAAGTTCCTGCCTCAGGAAGTGGGGGGTGCCCAGCACACCTCCCAGATTTCCCATCTACAGGGGGCTTGCCCCTTGGTATCCTAAGCCCCGCGTTTCTCCAGCAGCGGGCACAGACTCCAGGTCCTCAGCACCTAGTCTTCCTCCTCTGCTCCCTGCGGATGCTTCTGAGAGTGAGGACGTCACCTGTGCAATGGGGGAGGACCCAGAGCACCTGCCTCCTCCACCTCTGGAAGTCCTGATGGACAAGTCATTCACTTCTCTGGAGCCCGGAGAAAGCAGCCAGCCAGAAGGGAGGGGCTCTGAAGGCACCAGCCTGCCGGGGCTGGCCAGGGTGGGCCCCGCCGGGAGGACGTGGGCTTCCCCAAAGCTGAGAGCCTCTGTGAGGCCCCTCGACCTGCTGCCCAGCAAGGGCCCTGCCAGCACTCCCAGGCCCCACAGAACGGGGTCAACGAGTGGCAAGAGCAGCTGCAACCCCGGAAAGCTTGCCCTGGACCCGAGTCCCCCACCAGCGGTCGGCCACAATGTGGAGGTGGAGGGTGGGGCTCAGAGTGGGGCCCAAGCGGAGAAGGCCACAAGCCCCTGCACACTTCCCCGGGAGGCACTACCCTTGCAGCACCCCAGCCACACATCCGGGCATAACAGGACCTTGGAACCCAGCCTGGCCAGACCGGCACGAGGGCTGCACTCTCCTGAGACCCCGAGGCTGAGCCCAGAGAGCAGCCCCCCGGCGGCCAGGAAGGCCTCTCCCACGAGGGCACACTGGGTGCCCCGAATGGAGAAGGGGCACCCAAGCCTACCCTCTCACAGGCCAGCCCAGCCCGATCACCCTGCTGTGCACAGGTCTCCCAGCCCACCACTCAGCCCTGGAGCCCCAAGCCCCCTGGTGAGCCCCAGGGTGCTGATTCCACCAACGCCAAAGAGACAGACTTCCCCACAGCCCCAGCCCAAGCTGCCCAGCCCTCCCCTGGAAAGCCCACCTGCTCAGCACGGAGAGTCAAGTTCCCCTTCCTCAggtccctccccttctcccccagagTCCCCTTCCCAGGGGCACAAGGAAAGGAGTGATTCTGAAGATGGTGGGGCAGATCCCGCCAAAGTGCCTGGGAATACGCATTCCATATTCTGCCCAGCCACCGCCTCTCTGTTTGAAGCCAGGACACTGTCCTCAACAGCCCACCCACTGACCGCACAGTCACTGCCATCAGGGGCTGGGGGCCCTCCTGGGACCCCTGAGGGAGGCTGGAGGAGCAGCTCTCGGCCACGACTGAAGGGCGATTCACAGAGGAGGCCGGTCCTGTGTGCCCTCCAACCTCAGCCTTTCGTCAGAGGGACAGCTCCTGACCGCCGGCCAGGCATCCAGCCCCGGCTACCCGGCCCCAGCACCGCTAGTGCAGCCCGACTCGGCCAGAGCAG CAGTGAGGGGAGCCCCAGAAAGGACACCGCGCCCTGGAGCAGCCCCTGGACGCCTGGCCTGAAGGGTGGCAGTGGGAGGGCCTTTCCCCCCGAACTCTGCGTGCGAGGCCGCGGGCTGCAGCGGGAGGCCAGCGCCGGCCAGGCCCAGCCCCGGCAGGAGGAGGGGACCTGA